The DNA region CGAACTCAAGCCCGTCTCTGAACTTCCCCAGAAACGTGCGGTCATCCGCAAGCGACCTCAGCCGGTCAAAGAGAGGCCTCACCTCCTGGAGCTCCTCCACAAGTAGTTTAGCCACCGACATGACATAGGGCTTCTCGTTGCTTAAGAATCTTTGGGAAAAATATAGAATGTTCTACGTATATAATTACCTTATATCCTCTTAGTAGGTTTGCAGGTGGTGGATAGCGCCACGCGGGCCACCTGGAGGGTTTCAGCTATCCTAACCATGTTGAACATTATCCTGCGCATGGCGAAGGCCATGTGGGCCTCGTAGGGGTTCAGGCTGGGCAACGACTCCTCCTCGGTTTTGTTGAGCTCTTCTCTAAGCTGTATCAGCTCCTCCAGGTCCTTGGTGTCGAAGGCGCGTGTACATAGGGAGCACATCTTCTCTAGGGCCTCCTGTTTCCTAATGCCGGGTAGGAAGTCAGCCATCCTGTAGACGTAGTAGCCGATCTCCCTCAGCCTAAGAGCGATCTCGTAAAACGCTGCGAAGACGGGGTACGGCATCTTGTTCCGCTCAGGCTCCTTGATGGCGATCGAGAGAGTTCTCTGGAGGTAGCGGGCAACTCGCTTCGACTCTTGTATGAGCTCCCGGACCTCAGAGCCGTCTCTAAGCCGGCATATGGAGTCGATTATTTCTCTGAGGAAGCTGAGGTATTTGTTCATAAGCCTCCTCACATTTGTCTCATCTACTGCCTCTACGTCGTCGCGAATCGCCACCACGATCCAATCCTTCCCGAAGTCCTCAATCTCGTACCCTATCAACTCCTTTCGGAGGTCTCTGAGGATGGAGAGACCCGCCCCGTTGGATTTCTTCACTACAATCTTGTTGACGCCCAGCACGTACAGCTGCTTCACGAGCTCGGCCATGGCGCCGACATCCAGAGCTGAGGCGTCTATCTCAGTCTCGCAGCTGGTCACCGGGATTCTTATGATGACGTTGTTGTTGGCGTCTTCAAACACCAGCAGGGGATCGTGGGCGCTTATGCCGTTTTTCTCCACCCACTCCCGGGGAAGAGACACGATGAAGCTCCCGGTCTTGATCTTCTGAACGCGTCTAACAAACTTTGTAGCCATGTACCGAGAAAAATGGTATTTAAATTATTTTTTTGTATTTATGTATAATTGGGGATCCAGGGCTTTAAAGGCATTATCACTATGCCGCCGGCTGGGCAGGCCGCGCGGGCCTTCAGAACGTCGTGTAGAGCTCCCGGCGGAACGACGGCATGGGGCCCTCCCGTGGGTCTCATGACGGCTTTACGGCCTTCGGCGGTTTCCACAACCGTGAACAGCTCGGGCGAGGCTTCGACGCAGTGTGGACATCCCCCGCATCTGTGCCATAGTATGGAGACGCGGAACATATGCGGATAGACGGCGGGGATTATATATGTATTCAAAATTTAATTAATTTAAATTCGGCAGAATTATTTACGACAGGGCCTTCGCAACCTCCCGAGCCACTTCCTCGTCTTGATCCCCGGTGCCTCCGCTGACGCCTACCCCTCCCTCCGTTGTGGGCAGTCCACCCTTGCCGAAGATAAGATCTGCGTGGATGGTGAGGCCTAGGTATAGGGGAAGGTTCTGGCTCGCCCTCTCTGCCAGCTCCGCCGTGGGGCGCCTAAATATGGCGGCCGCCCTGGCCTTCATATACGCCACCTGGGGGGTGAAGGGATACGCGCCCTCCATCTTGTATACGGCCACCACCTCGCCGCGGAGATCCACGACGGCTATCGCCACGCGGATGCCCATGGCCTCCGCCTTCTCGACGCCAAGCCTTATGGCGTCGAGGATCTTCATACCTCCAGCAGGATCTTGCCGACCCTCGCGGGCGAGCTGAGGCCGGCGAGGGCCTTGGCGGCGTCGGCCAGCGGATACACTGCGTGTATCACCGCCCTTATCCTCCCCGCCTCGTGGAGTCTCACCACCGTCTTGAAGTCCGCCCTCCTGCCGCCGGTGGAGCCTATCACTGAGATCTGCTGTCCAAACACCCGCCTGAGGTCCAGAGAGACTTCGGCGCCTGTTAGGGCCCCCGCTGTGACGTACCGCCCGCCGCGGCCCAGCAGAGACATGCTGAGGCCCCAGTTGGCGGCGCCCGTTGGGTCCAGCACCACGTCGAAGGGGGCGAGCCCCCGGGCTTCGTCCGGCGTGACTACCTCCGCGCCTAGTTGCCGCAACATTGCCGCGGCGGCATCCTTCCTCCTGGTCACAGCGTATACCTCGCCGCCGAAGATCTTGGCGAACTGTACTGCGTATGTCCCCACGTTCCCCGTGGCGCCCACAACGGCGACTCTCTCCCCGGGGGCTATCGAGGCGCACAGAGCCATGTTGTAGGCAGTCAACGCGCCTATGGGGAGCGTGGCGGCGTCCCTCAGATCCGCCTTCACAGGCTCCGCATTCCTGGAGGGCACCACGGCATATTCAGCCATGCCACCCTGGGTCGCCACGCCTATTATGCCGCCGGCCTCGCAGAGCTGAGTCCACCCGGTGAGGCACTGCCTACAGGCGCCGCAAAAGAGGCGGTTGTAGACGGCCACCGGCGTGCCAGGCGCAGGCCCCGAGACGCCGGGCCCCACCTCCTCAACCACCCCAGCGAACTCGCACCCCGGGATGTGGGGCATGGGCGACGCCTTGTACGAGCCGGAAACCACCGCGTAGTCGATGGGGTTCACCCCCACGTATTTAACCCTGACAAGAACCTCGCCCGGCCCCGGCCGCGGCTTCGGGAGATCCTCCAGCCTGAGGTTCTCAAGCCCAGGGCTGTGGAAGACAACAGCCCTCATTTCTCCTCAACCACGTAGTTCCTAAGCCGCCCGATGCCCTCCACTTCTGCTTCTACCACGTCGCCTCCTTTGAGGAATTTGCCTTTGGGGAATCCTACGCCGGGTGGGGTGCCGGTGAATATGAGGTCGCCTGGCTTAAGAGTTATGCCTTGGGAGGCCCAGTGGATCAGTTGCTGTACGTTGAAGATCAGCTCGGAGGTGTTGCCCTCCTGCTCCAGCTGGCTGTTTACCCACAACCTAAGCCCAAGCTTGTTGGGGTCCGGCACCTCGTCTCTAGTCACAATGTAGGGCCCCACAGGCGCCGCCGTGTCCATAGACTTGCCCCAGATCCAGTACTGGCCGTAGGGGTTTAGTTGCTGAGGCCAGCCAGGCGGAAACTGCCAATCTCTAATAGAGATGTCGTTACCCACCGCGTAGCCGAAGACGTGGTCAAGAGCCTTCTCCGGTTGTATGTACTTGCCGGGGCGGCCCATGACCACCACCAGCTCCACCTCCCAATCCAGCTTCTGCACCACCTTATGCTTGACGACAGGCCCCTCATGCCCCACCAGGGCATTGGGAAACTTGGGGAAGAAGTAGGGCCTCTCGGGCGGCTTAACCCCAGCCTCCTGGCCATGCGCCTTGTAGTTGACAGCCACGGCAAAAATCTTCTCCGGGTTCGGCACCGGCGGCTCCCACTTGATCTCGGAAGGCTTCAAGTAAGCCTCACCTGGCGCGTGTCTTTCAAGATACCTCGCCACCTCCAGGGCGGGCCCTCCCAGGGCGATGAGCCTCCTCATGTCGAAAAGGAAGTCCGGCGCCTCAGCCGCGTCGTATGTCAGGAGGTACGCTTGGGGTAGGTCTATGATTTCGCCGTTTTTGAAGAGGCCAACCTTACTTACGCCGTTTTTCGTGTAGGTTAGTAGCCGCATGCCACGGCCGGGTTTCTACGTTATTAAGTTTTGCCCAAAATATTTGTGGGCTCTGCCCTATATTTAAAACTCTGGGGAATTTATACGTCTTACGTACTCGTCCCTTTTTATGCCAAGGACATGGGCTAGGTGATACAGGAGGAGCTGATGTACGCCCATCTTGTAGAGGGTGTGGAGTCTTCCCTCCTTTAGGAGCGGCCAGTATCTGGGGTCTATGCCGTATTCCCTCATCACCGAATCCGGGTCCTTGATGAACCTCTCCCGCACCTCCGGCTTGAGGTGGAAGTCTCTGAGGAGGGCCTATATCCTGAACTTGTCGGTGGCCTTCATGGCGTCCAGTAGGCCCAGGCGGAGCCTATGTTGTAGCTGGGGACGTAGTCCAGCACGGCGGCCGGCTTGCCCCTCATTACGCCCCACACCACGACCCAGTTGAGGATCTCGTAGGAGCCTCCTCCCGTGGAGAGCACCTCCTCCGGCGTCAGCTTAAGCGCGGACTCCACGTCGTGGCAAGAGCCGCCACGCGGAGGTCCTCGGGGAACTGCTCAACGAGCTCCCGTAGGGCGAGCCCGAGCTGGTACCCCCTCCTCAGGGGGGGCAGAGGCTTCACGAAGGCGTTTGTCAAAAGCGACACGATGGGGTACTTTATGACGCCCCCTTCACGGTCGCTCGCCAAGAAGTGGAGGGGGTTCATGGTGGCGTGGTCGAGGATGGGGTTCGCCGAAAAGGCGATGTCAAAACCCCTTTCCACTAAGCCGTTTAGTATGTGCTCGGCCAGATCTCTTTTAAACCTCACCTTGTACTTCGGAATTCTAAGCCATTCATAATCCGGAGGACCCTCGTATTCATCCGCCACGACTATTAAAAACTGGGGGATAATTTCAAACATATACGTCACGTGGTCATTGGCAACTACCAACAAGACGTCTGGCTTCGCCTCCTCCAGCACTCCTCTGAGCTTTTCGTAATTTCCGTAGACCCGCTCTCTCACATGCGGCGGCTCCTCCTCAGCCCTGGCGGTTATCCCGGGGGCGTGGGTAGCTGCTAGCCCTAAGACTATTTTGGCCATGTGTTCTCTCCCTAATACTTTTTAAAAGCCTTTTCAAAATTTAAATTGCACAAAAGGCCTATATAGAAATTAAATTGTTGAATAATTAAAAATTGGAAAAAGGGGATTCCCCGTGGCGCCGGTTTGCAGAGTTGAAGAGCTACCCGAGGGGAGGCCTGTAATAAAGCTAGTTGGGCAGAGGCCTGTGGCGTTGTTGAAAATAGCTGGGAGGATATATGCCTTTGACGCTTTTTGTCCTCACAGTAAGTGGAATCTGGGCGCCTCCGGCAGAGTAATAACAAGTAATGGTAATATTTACATTTTCTGCGCCGGCCATGCGGGTATGTGGTGTTTAAAAACAGGCTTGGGCAAAGTGCAAGGCAAAGAGGCCCCCAAGCTTAACAGATACGAAGTTCGGGTTGTAGAAGGCCGCGTGTATGTAGACTTCAGCCGCCCGGTAGACCAACCCTACAGCGGCGCCAGCGTTTTAGAGGTAAAATTATAAATTATTTAATTACATCTTCTTTATTCTTTCTATAAGTAGAGGAACAATTTTAAATATATCTCCAATGACGCCCAAATTAGCTATTTTAAAAATATCAGCATTTTTATTTATATTTACTGCAATAATATG from Pyrobaculum arsenaticum DSM 13514 includes:
- a CDS encoding protocatechuate 4,5-dioxygenase — translated: MAKIVLGLAATHAPGITARAEEEPPHVRERVYGNYEKLRGVLEEAKPDVLLVVANDHVTYMFEIIPQFLIVVADEYEGPPDYEWLRIPKYKVRFKRDLAEHILNGLVERGFDIAFSANPILDHATMNPLHFLASDREGGVIKYPIVSLLTNAFVKPLPPLRRGYQLGLALRELVEQFPEDLRVAALATTWSPRLS
- a CDS encoding AbrB/MazE/SpoVT family DNA-binding domain-containing protein, yielding MATKFVRRVQKIKTGSFIVSLPREWVEKNGISAHDPLLVFEDANNNVIIRIPVTSCETEIDASALDVGAMAELVKQLYVLGVNKIVVKKSNGAGLSILRDLRKELIGYEIEDFGKDWIVVAIRDDVEAVDETNVRRLMNKYLSFLREIIDSICRLRDGSEVRELIQESKRVARYLQRTLSIAIKEPERNKMPYPVFAAFYEIALRLREIGYYVYRMADFLPGIRKQEALEKMCSLCTRAFDTKDLEELIQLREELNKTEEESLPSLNPYEAHMAFAMRRIMFNMVRIAETLQVARVALSTTCKPTKRI
- a CDS encoding alcohol dehydrogenase catalytic domain-containing protein, with protein sequence MRAVVFHSPGLENLRLEDLPKPRPGPGEVLVRVKYVGVNPIDYAVVSGSYKASPMPHIPGCEFAGVVEEVGPGVSGPAPGTPVAVYNRLFCGACRQCLTGWTQLCEAGGIIGVATQGGMAEYAVVPSRNAEPVKADLRDAATLPIGALTAYNMALCASIAPGERVAVVGATGNVGTYAVQFAKIFGGEVYAVTRRKDAAAAMLRQLGAEVVTPDEARGLAPFDVVLDPTGAANWGLSMSLLGRGGRYVTAGALTGAEVSLDLRRVFGQQISVIGSTGGRRADFKTVVRLHEAGRIRAVIHAVYPLADAAKALAGLSSPARVGKILLEV
- a CDS encoding Rieske (2Fe-2S) protein, with the protein product MAPVCRVEELPEGRPVIKLVGQRPVALLKIAGRIYAFDAFCPHSKWNLGASGRVITSNGNIYIFCAGHAGMWCLKTGLGKVQGKEAPKLNRYEVRVVEGRVYVDFSRPVDQPYSGASVLEVKL
- a CDS encoding fumarylacetoacetate hydrolase family protein is translated as MRLLTYTKNGVSKVGLFKNGEIIDLPQAYLLTYDAAEAPDFLFDMRRLIALGGPALEVARYLERHAPGEAYLKPSEIKWEPPVPNPEKIFAVAVNYKAHGQEAGVKPPERPYFFPKFPNALVGHEGPVVKHKVVQKLDWEVELVVVMGRPGKYIQPEKALDHVFGYAVGNDISIRDWQFPPGWPQQLNPYGQYWIWGKSMDTAAPVGPYIVTRDEVPDPNKLGLRLWVNSQLEQEGNTSELIFNVQQLIHWASQGITLKPGDLIFTGTPPGVGFPKGKFLKGGDVVEAEVEGIGRLRNYVVEEK
- a CDS encoding GlcG/HbpS family heme-binding protein, whose product is MKILDAIRLGVEKAEAMGIRVAIAVVDLRGEVVAVYKMEGAYPFTPQVAYMKARAAAIFRRPTAELAERASQNLPLYLGLTIHADLIFGKGGLPTTEGGVGVSGGTGDQDEEVAREVAKALS
- a CDS encoding ferredoxin, which gives rise to MFRVSILWHRCGGCPHCVEASPELFTVVETAEGRKAVMRPTGGPHAVVPPGALHDVLKARAACPAGGIVIMPLKPWIPNYT